In Streptococcus gallolyticus subsp. gallolyticus DSM 16831, the sequence TATCGTCCAATTCAATATGATTCTTGTGTTTAAAGGAAAGGTAGGGTGGGGCAATAAAGTGTTTGGTGGATTGACCTGAGAGGGTCAAATCCTTGTAAGAGAACGGTAAATGATTTTCACCTCGCAACATATCCGCAAGGACATTCACTCGCTCCTCTCCACCAAGCAGACCAAGAGATACATCAATCTCTGAAAAGCCACTCTTGAAATATTCCCCAATTTGCGACAGAGAACGAAAAGCTAGTTTTGGTGTTTGGTCGCTCTTGCCAAATGAAAGAAACTTGACAGCCGAAAAGTTGTTTTCACCCGCCTCTAAGTTGGCATTCATCATGCGATTTAATTCATCACGATAAGCATCAAACCCATCTTCCTGTAAGGGATAGAGAATACTCTTACGGAATTTTTCCAGATTGACCTTTTTATTGAAAATGGTCAGTTGGAAATTGGTCTTATCATCCAGTGAATTGATTAAATCAGAATATTTCTCAACAATAGCTCCTTTATCATCTAAGCCAACTGTTTGATAATTGACATCTCCTAAGAGATAGGTTTGTGAGAAATAACTTGGACTGACCTGCATAAGGCCATTCTGAAAAAGCCCTTGATAGGCTAACGTATTTACGGTAGAAGGGCTGATTTCCTGTTTCTGTGTTTTCGTCTTTTGCTTTTTGTCATTAGAAGAGGTCTTTGGTTTCATTGAGTGTTTTAATTTTTTCACGTTGGTCTCCTTTTCTTCCAGTAAATGTACGATCTGGTACTGTCAGTTCATAATGAAATCGGTACTTTAGGTAGATTTCAAATGGTAAATCATTGGGTCGGTAAACCCCAAATAACATGAGTGGAATGGTAAAGCTAAAAACAAAGCCATAGACAAACCAATCCCCAAATTGCCAGTAAAATAGGTTCAAGCCCAATACCAAAATGGTTATGGCGACGGCTGGAAATACAAAAATAACCTGTCTGGTTGTAAATCCTAACCATGCCCTGTGTTGAACCTTTGAGATGTCCTTAAAGACACGAGTGTTCATAAATAATAGCTCCTTCTTTGATAAAAGGACTAAGATGAAAATCTCAGTCCAGTTTGAATTGCTTCATGATTTTGACGCAGTAGACGTCTGAACTCTCTACGCTAGTTCCTAGCTATGACAGTTCTAGTCGTCCTTGCGGAGGTAGGACGACGTAATCGACTGCAAAGCAGTTCCGATTCCTGTCCTACTCTCACATCCCCAAAATACTTCGGGCGGTTCGTTGACTGCCAACTAAGGCAATGATTAACAAGATGGCCTGTACCAAGCCACCAAACATAATGGCGAGTGATTCCATAACTCCAGCTCCATTTGATACGGCAATCTTTCCAGCAGATTCAAACAAGGGAACAAGAGATACGATTAGAAAAATCAAAATACCTTGAACGGCATAGACCATGATGTTCTTAAGGTAGCCAATCCCAACACTTCTCCAGTCATCACTGAGGAAGGTTGGAATAGTTACAGGGGCAAAAGGAATCATTAGATAAAGTTGGATAAAGCGAATGGTAATCAAGATATTGACAACCATGATACTGGCCATTCGCACCAACCAAATGAGAATCGCAAAAAAGCCAATAATCATTTTTCCTACAATTCCAGAACCCTTGATGCCTGAGATAGTATCGTAACTAGCACCACCATTTGTGACAAGCCCTGCCACTTGTTCAATAACATAAGAGGCAATGGCAATAATGGCTTCCACAATAACCGTCGTATTGGTAATCACGACCGCGACCATAATGTAGCTGACAATCATAGGTGCTATGGCTTCAAAGGTCATCGCACCACCTGAGTTGGCGATTTTCTTGGCCATTTTTGAGAATTCGAGTACGAGAACAACCGCAAGAATAGCTACTCCCAATGGCTGCATAATCCCCTTGGTAACGGCTGTCATGTAAGACCACACCGTCGGATTAAAGTCCGCTAGTGACTTAATCAAGTTGGCGGTTGATTCTAAATCCACTTGAAAACCTTCAAAAAGACTATCGCTAGATACTTTTTCAGAGGCTAAAAATACAAAAGGTGACGTAAAATTCATCATCATGTCATGTTCTGACCTCCTCTAAATGGTAATCTGTGTTACAAAAGCACCAGCGGCACCCACCATTACCCCACCAACAATTTCTAGAATGGCATTTCGGACACCTGGACCTCCATCTTTTATGTTGGTTGAAAGGTTGATAATACCCATGACAACAAGAAAGGCTCCTACTGCAATTAAGCCTTTTTGTAATAGAGACATGGCTTGGGAGAACATGGAGCTGGCGTCCACTCCGTAAACAAAGCCTGTTAGTTTTTGATTCATATTTTTCCTCATTTCTATTAATGTAGTGACGTTTCTGTGCTTAAATCCCTTATTGTATGGCCTGACAAATCTATCTCTTCCTCAGTGATTAGGGGATTGATGTGGTAGTGCCACCAGCGTTCATCAGATTCCTTATCTGCAAGCCATTTCCAATTCTTATGTTTGAGTGGAAAATATTTCTTTGATCTAAATACTGGCACTCCTGCAATTCGTACGAGGCACTCATCTCGTTTCATATTTCCTACTTCATCTGCTGTCATCAAGTCACGGGCAATTTTCTGGTGAGAGGTAGAACTTGAGCCATTCTGCCCAAATGAACGACTGGTGCTTCTGACATCAATGGTTTGTTTACCTAGAAGACCACTCATGAATTTGAAAGTTTCCTCGTCATTTCCACCCAAATAGAGGAGGCTGTCACAGTTCCCCAGTATAGTTTTCCAAGCCTCTTTTTCCTTATAAAGTCCTTGGAGTTGAGCAATATTTTGCAAGATTGGAACTAGACTCATGTTCCTAGAGCGAACTGTTGAGGTTTGTTCGGCAAAGTCTGGGATTTCTCCGACATTTGCAAACTCATCCAGATAGCTTCTAACATGAATCGGCAGTTGCCCTTTAAAGTCAACATCAGCCTGCCTGGTCAAGGTGGAGAAAACTGTAGAGAAAAATAAAGCAGATAGAAAACGAAAGGTCGTATCATTGTCTGGAATAACAAGATAGACCATGGTCTTTTGAGTGCCCCACGTTTTCAAATCCATAGTGTCTCTTTGCGTCAAATCAATCACCGATTGAATATTAAAAAGGGCAAATTTAGCTGTTGTGACCGCAATCACCGAATCCAAGGTCTTATCCTTATAGTTTTGAAAATCTGCCCAGTTTCTCATGGTAAAGTTCTCGTGACCATATTTCTTAGCATAGTCTTCAAACAAGACTTCAAGTACACTTTTGTCCTGATTATCTCCCTTTGATAAGAGTTTGATGAGTTTCCCAATCTCAGAAAAGGCTGGATAACAGCCACGCTTATGTCTTGCTTCCTGCTCTTGCTTGGAACTTCCTGGTGGATTGTAAAAATCTACCAAATAAGAGGCAATAGCTCTCACCAATGTCATGGAAGCCTCGTCCCAAAATGGATCACTGCGAGAACCAGACCCACGGGTATTGTTAAAATAGACCGTTAACATGCGGTTCAAATCATTCTCTGTTTCTACATAACGAAAGGGATTAAAACCGTCTGAATTGGTCATATTAACCAAGTCTAAAACCTTGACCTGATAACCGTTTTCTAAAAAGAGTTTACCTGTCTTCTCAGCCAAATGGTCTTTAGGATCTACGACAATATTGGAACAGTTTAGTTGGATAAGGTTGGGTTTAACAAATCGAAAGGTCTTGCCTGCCCCAGAACCCCCAATGACAATCAAGTTTTTATTTCGGTCAAACTGGGGCTTCTTCTTTTCCAACAAGGTTAGACGAACATCACGAGCCAAAATCGTGTCATTGAAAGGGTTCTTACTGTAAAAGTTCCGCTTTTCCTTACTGGTTCCAAATCGGGCAGAACCGTATTCTTCCCCTTCTCGATAGACCTTCTGTCCTGTCGATACATAAAGATAGACTAGTGTCATCGTTAGAATCCCAAGGATAAAGGCAAGAAGAGATTTTTGAGTAAAAGTAAAAAGCCATAAAGGATTGAAGACTTGATTTAGCCCTTCTCCTAAGATGTAGGCTAATCGTTCCATAGGTGGGGCATTGGTTAGACTATCATAGAGTAGGGTTAGACGGTGACAGAAATAGCCAAAAGCAAGACCCAAGAGTCCAAAGACAAATGCTTTTTGCCTGGAATACATTACAAGGTCACCTCCTTGGTTTTGACTGCCGAAGGTTCTGTCACTCTAATTTTCTCTTTGGCCAGTTCTATCTCTTGGTCCAAGGTTTTATCAAAGGTTAGACCTTCTAACTTTTCTGGGTTAGACACCAGTTTCTTCACGAGTTCGTCCAAGTGATGATCAAGCAAGGTCTTGTCCTTGGCATAAAAGTAGAGATAGTCTTTTTGCCAACTAATAGCAAGTGGCAGTTTTTCTGACTCCATCAACTCCTTAAATTTCTCCACATCAATTGGCTTATCTAAAATGTCTTTACTAACATCTATCGCTTCAATAGCGTAAGGGCTTTGAAGGAGCTCTTCCAGTTTCTGAACTCCAATCTTATAAGCTGAATCTTGAGCTAAGGCTTGCCTAGCTGACCACTCTAAGAGCTTTAAGAGGGTTCTGACTGTCAATAAACTACTTCTTTCTACGTATTGCATCGCTTGACGTTCTTGTTGTTCAGATGACATGGTGACCTCCTCTTCTTTCGATTCCCTATCAAACATAAGGTGCTTCCATAATACGGAAGCACTCTTGATTTTGGTATCACAGAATAGACACTACATAAACAAGAATATTCCAAGCAAGATGTAAGGCGATTACCGTCTGACAATCTGTTTTTAATCGAACAACAGCCAAGGTCAAGCCCAGACAGCTATACATGAGCCAACTCCCTAACTGATTTGGTCCATGGACTAAAGAAAAGAGAAAACTAGTCACTCCTATTTGTACAAGAGGATGTTTCAATTTTTCCCACAGCAAATGCCTATAAACAATCTCTTCAAGGACACTTGCATTGACCAGAAACAATAAAAAGATAACATGTGGAACCTGCTTTCCTACTTCAACTAATACCGATTGATTCCTAGTCTGAACTGGAAAAAGAAAACTAATTAAGACTGCAAAAGCAACCATACACGCAAAGCCAAGAAGCAACCATCTTAGGCGATTTTGTAAGGTTATATTTTTTGCTTGAACAGTTTTGTGATGAGTAATCTCTAGACAAGCTACACCTAAAAGAAGCATTTGTAGCAGGATTAAGACCTTAATCGTCATATAGTCATGCAGGTATAAACTCACAAGAAGACCGTTAAGCTGTATGGCTAGATAAAACAACACTATCCTTATCATTGTCACCTCTTGAATAAATCTTCATAATCAATATCTAAGACTAGAACAATACGCTCAACCCATCTTGTTTGTGGCATCAGACGATTGGATTTGTAATGCCGTAATTTTTGATAGAGGCGATTAAACTCACTGGGATAGACATATTGACCTTTGAATACTTTGCGAGCTAGTTCTGCCCAAGTGAGGTCTCTTTCTGCCAGAATGATTTCTAAATTGTCCCAAAATCGTTCATTCATCTTCACACCTACCCTGTCACTTGTTTCATCAGGCTGGCCTGAAACAGCTCTTCTTTTGCCTGTCTGGGAAGAAAGGTTCGCACTTCATCTAACCCAATAGCTGGATAGACATGATTCTGGCAGACTATGAGAGGCAGACGAAGGTTTTGGTCTGGCTTTTGGAGAATGAGCTGGATCATCTCGTTTAAACTGATGGTGTATTGACGCTTAAAGCGAAGAAATCGGGGCGACAGCAACTCAAAACAATCCGTGGTTTTGGCAAAAAGTGACAGTAAGATTTCACGGTTTACATCACACGCTTTTGTACAACGATAAGCCACACCATAAGTTGTCAAAATGGTTAGTAAGTCTTGATTTGTACTGGCATTATTTCCTAGATATACCTCAAGCATAGGCTCCTCCTTATAGGGTTAGGCTATTTTCAACTGTTGGTTTAGGAGTTGAGAAATAGTGACTCATATCAATGGGCATCCGTCCTTCACCAAAGCACTTGACCGTCACCAAAGTCGTTAATATGCCCTCCTTTCCCCTAGCAGTATAATTTTCACCAAAGGCACGAAAGGCCAGGTGATTGTCTTTCGTCAATAGTGTATCTACACCATTTTTAATATCCCTAGTTTCCAAAAAATCCGATATCCGATGAAGATTGGATTCGTAGAATAGGGGATCATTCATCTCTTTGTGGTAATCATCTTCAAAAGTCACCTCAAAGTCACAATCAAAATTGGGGAGCGACAATATCTTTTGGAGTAGCTGATTGGTTTCAACTTGGTGAATACGTTCCTCTAATTCAGTACACTCTAGGATACTTTTCTTATGTAGTAGGTTCATGTTTTTCTTCCTCTTCTATTCTTCTAAATTCTCTGGCAATGGCTTCAATAACTGTGACAGTCACGCTATTGCCTGCCTGTTTGTATAGTTGGCTCTTACTAGAAACACTTTCTGCTCTTTCATAAGCCCAATCAGGAAAGCCTTGAAGTCTGAAACACTCTCTTGGTGTCAGTCGTCTAATTCTTAGGCGATAAAGTTTCCCCTCTAAGACAATGCCTGTGACTTCATACCACTTATCCTGTCGATATTCCAGAGCTGCAACTACCACTCCCATATTATCTGAAGTCGTCAAGGTATTGGATATTCCCTTTCCCACTCGTCCCCTACGTTTGGTTGAGTCTGGATAAGCCAGATTGACAGAGTCTCCAAGAGTTGCCTTTGCATATCCCGTTTTTGTGGCTTCTTTGATTTTCAAATGTGGCAACTCTTCTCTTAGTAAAATTTTTGGCACCTTATCTCCACCCTGCATGGTGGTCAAGGTCGGTGACAAGCCAGAAATGTCAAATACTCTTCCAGTCTGGTCAAAGCTAGTCGGCAGATTTCCTGCAACAACAACACCATGTCTATCTTGACTGGTCAAAGTAAACATAGGGTCTAGATTTTCTTTAAAGCGACGCCCATTTTGCCGTTTTTCAAGTCTATCTGGTGTTAAGACTGGAATGGCGATTTTTGCCCCCTCTCCTTTACCTCTTGTTAGTGTAGGAGCAAGTCCACTCGTCAGATAAACTTCACCATTCAAACCACGTTTAGAGGGATTGATATTTCCTATCCTTTCAAGATGAGCTGGGCTGTCTTCTCCTCTGAGAGGAAATAAGAATCTGGAACGGAATCTTCTAGAATGTCCGATAATAAAGACCCGTTCTCTGTTTTGCGGGACTTGGAAGTCCTTACTGTTAAGCACCTGCCATTCGACATCATACCCCAATTCATCCAGCGTGGAGAGGATTGTGGAGAACGTCCGTCCCTTGTCGTGATTGAGTAGGCCTTTGACGTTTTCCAAAAATAGAAAACGTGGTTGGATTTGTTTGGCCGCTCGAGCAATCTCAAAAAAGAGAGTCCCTCGAGTATCTTCAAATCCCAGTCGTCTTCCTGCGAGTGAAAAAGCTTGGCAAGGAAATCCCCCGCAGATAACATCCACTTGCCCTCTAAATTGTCTAAAGTCATGGTCTGTGACCTCTTTAATGTCATGGTATTCTATTTCTCCTTCTGTGTTAAACATGGCTTTGTAGGATGTTCTAGCGAATTTATCAATTTCACAAAAGCCCAAACACTCATGTCCCTGTGATTCCATTCCTAACCTAAAACCACCTATCCCAGCAAATAAATCTAAAAATTTCATTTTTCCTCTCTTTCCAAATAAAAAAGAGCCTTACACTTGCAAAACTCTTGCCTATATATGATCATCCATTTCAGGTGCACGGATGATTTCAACAATCAATATGATGATAGAAATCAGATAGATTCCACCTAGTATCCACCAAATCATCTTAATCACCTCCCTTTGCTTCTTGTCGTCTCAGTTGCTTGGTCCACTCTGATAGCACTCCATTGAACACATATTCAGCTATCACTTCCGCTGACCGAGCAAATCTCATATGTTCTAAAGCATACTGATAACGCTCACTAAAATAGATCATGGCATAGTCACTAGCCGACTGAGATAGACCTGTCTGTCTTAACTGGTCATGAACCAAACCCCAAATATAGTCTCGATCGTACTTGGTCACGGCATCGACTTTTGAAGAAAAGTTTTCTTCTTGTTTTCCATCTACTAGCTGCCTCTCCTCCTCGTCCTCAATAATGAAATCACTCCCTTCAGTTTCACTATATTTAGTCTTACTTCCTTCAGTCTCACTAGGGGCTGAATTTAAGACTGGCCCCGTCTTTCTTTGAGACCCCCCTGGTGTTTTTTTAACACTAGCCCCGTTTGAATCTAAGACTGGGTTAGGTTCATGTTCTAATTCCCCCAAGTAAATTTTATTTGCCATTCGACCTTTTTCACTAGAGGACTGTTGGACTTCATCAATTAAGCCATATTCACGTAAGGTTTTCTTAATAGAAAGTAATTTAGACTTTGAACAACCTAAAAGTGCCATCAGATTTGAATTGGAATAAATCAAGAAAATAGCCCCATCTTCATCAATCCAACCTTTACTCAAAGACAACTCCAACCGATCTTTTAAAACCGCGTAAGCCACCTTAACCTCCAGCTTCATATCCTTATAACGTTCACTTTCAAACAAGACTTTTGGGAGTTTATAATAACGCTCTGATGTCTGATATTGATTAGCAGTAATACGTTTCATGATTGTCCCTCCAAGACTAAAAGTCCAACATTTCCGAATTCATCAAATCGGATTAAACCTACTTGTTCCATTTCATCTACTAGCTGAGTTGCTTTCTCAATATCAACTCCCAAAATAGTCACGAGATGACACATCACGATTTGACGTGATGATTGTTCTTTCTTTTGCATGAATTCCTCCTGAAAATAAAAAAGGCGAGAACACTTATTAAAATGTTCTCGCTGAACTAATATATTTTATGACGTATCTATATTTTGTCTACGCAGTCGACATCCAAACAGACGTTCACATCAATGTACTTTTTTTGCACCTTTTTTATGTCAAAATCACTCTTTTCAATAAACACAAAATGCTTGAAAAAGTGCTTAAAATAAAGGATTTTCACCCGTTGCTTCGTTGTAGCAACACTACGCACTCGACGTGATGCGTATTCGGAAACAAATCAACTGGTTGTACTTTTATGAGTTTGTAGCCGAGTTCTTGATAGAGCTTGATGTCACGCGCCATGGTTGCTGGGTTACATGAGATATAAGTGATTTTTTCTGGCTGCATGGCAACGCTGGCTTTGATAAAGTTTTCTGTCAAGCCTTTGCGTGGTGGGTCAACCAAAATCACACTTGGTTTGATGCCGTCTTTGCTCCAAGTTGCCATAGCATGTTCTGCCGAATCAGCGACATAATGCGCATTGGTAATACCGTTTAGTGCAGCATTTCTTTTGGCATCTTTCACAGCTTCTTCAATTACTTCGACGCCGTAAACGGCTTTAACATTTTTGGCAAATGAAAGCCCAATTGTTCCAATACCAGAGTAAGCATCAATGACAATATCTTCAGGCGTCAAGTCTGAAAAATCAATGGCAGTTTGATAAAGTCTTTCAGCCATTTCAGTATTGACTTGGTAGAATGAACGAGCAGAAATTTCATATTGATTGCCAAGCATGCTGTCAATAATCGTATCTTTGCCATACAATGTCTTAAACTCATTACCGAAAATCGCATTGGTATTTTTATCGTTAATATTTTGAACGATTGATTTAACCGCTGGAAATTCTGCCACAATTTTTTCAATGATTTGCTCAATACGGAAGATTTTTGGGCGTGTTGTCACAAAGACCAGCATCATTTCACCAGAATAATGCCCACGACGAACAACCAAATTACGAATCAATCCAGTTTGCTCTTTTTCATCATAAGGTTTAAGGTCAAAACGGCGAAGCAAATCACGAGTAAAATTAATCAAACGGTCGATTTCTTTGTTTTGAATATAATAATCAGAAATCGGCATCAAATCATGCGAATGTTTACGGAAAAATCCTGTCTCCAACTGACCATTAACACGACGAACTGGCACTTGTGCTTTATTTCGGTAAGCGTATGGGTGCGCCATACCAAGTGTTTCTGACACCTCAATATCTGAAATACCAGCTGTTTTATAGAGATTATCCATTACTTGCTTGCGTTTAAATTTTAACTGTTCAGCATATGCAAGATGCCCAAAATCCGCAATTCCTGTGCGCAAATAATCCACATTCAAATCTTGATTGCGGTGTTCAGAGATTGTCACATACTCCTCAACTTTACCAAATCCGATGTTCTTTTTCACTTTCAAGACGCGCATTTTGATTTTCTCACCTGGAAGTGCATTTTCAACAAAAAAGACGAAACCGTCAACCTTGGCAACACCTGCTCCTTCGTGTGATAAATCCGTGATTTCAGCATCTACAATAGCATTTTTACTTAACATAATTTCCTTTCAGCCAATTCTAAATTGGCAATGTTCTATTTCTCGGTCTCTTTTCTCCATAATAAAAATAGAGAAGCTTAACTGCCTCTCTATTATATCATATTTACAAGACGTACCTTTCAACTTTTCTATTTCAC encodes:
- the rlmD gene encoding 23S rRNA (uracil(1939)-C(5))-methyltransferase RlmD → MLSKNAIVDAEITDLSHEGAGVAKVDGFVFFVENALPGEKIKMRVLKVKKNIGFGKVEEYVTISEHRNQDLNVDYLRTGIADFGHLAYAEQLKFKRKQVMDNLYKTAGISDIEVSETLGMAHPYAYRNKAQVPVRRVNGQLETGFFRKHSHDLMPISDYYIQNKEIDRLINFTRDLLRRFDLKPYDEKEQTGLIRNLVVRRGHYSGEMMLVFVTTRPKIFRIEQIIEKIVAEFPAVKSIVQNINDKNTNAIFGNEFKTLYGKDTIIDSMLGNQYEISARSFYQVNTEMAERLYQTAIDFSDLTPEDIVIDAYSGIGTIGLSFAKNVKAVYGVEVIEEAVKDAKRNAALNGITNAHYVADSAEHAMATWSKDGIKPSVILVDPPRKGLTENFIKASVAMQPEKITYISCNPATMARDIKLYQELGYKLIKVQPVDLFPNTHHVECVVLLQRSNG
- the dcm gene encoding DNA (cytosine-5-)-methyltransferase, which encodes MKFLDLFAGIGGFRLGMESQGHECLGFCEIDKFARTSYKAMFNTEGEIEYHDIKEVTDHDFRQFRGQVDVICGGFPCQAFSLAGRRLGFEDTRGTLFFEIARAAKQIQPRFLFLENVKGLLNHDKGRTFSTILSTLDELGYDVEWQVLNSKDFQVPQNRERVFIIGHSRRFRSRFLFPLRGEDSPAHLERIGNINPSKRGLNGEVYLTSGLAPTLTRGKGEGAKIAIPVLTPDRLEKRQNGRRFKENLDPMFTLTSQDRHGVVVAGNLPTSFDQTGRVFDISGLSPTLTTMQGGDKVPKILLREELPHLKIKEATKTGYAKATLGDSVNLAYPDSTKRRGRVGKGISNTLTTSDNMGVVVAALEYRQDKWYEVTGIVLEGKLYRLRIRRLTPRECFRLQGFPDWAYERAESVSSKSQLYKQAGNSVTVTVIEAIAREFRRIEEEEKHEPTT
- a CDS encoding PrgI family protein translates to MNTRVFKDISKVQHRAWLGFTTRQVIFVFPAVAITILVLGLNLFYWQFGDWFVYGFVFSFTIPLMLFGVYRPNDLPFEIYLKYRFHYELTVPDRTFTGRKGDQREKIKTLNETKDLF
- a CDS encoding transcriptional regulator: MNERFWDNLEIILAERDLTWAELARKVFKGQYVYPSEFNRLYQKLRHYKSNRLMPQTRWVERIVLVLDIDYEDLFKR
- a CDS encoding CPBP family intramembrane glutamic endopeptidase — encoded protein: MIRIVLFYLAIQLNGLLVSLYLHDYMTIKVLILLQMLLLGVACLEITHHKTVQAKNITLQNRLRWLLLGFACMVAFAVLISFLFPVQTRNQSVLVEVGKQVPHVIFLLFLVNASVLEEIVYRHLLWEKLKHPLVQIGVTSFLFSLVHGPNQLGSWLMYSCLGLTLAVVRLKTDCQTVIALHLAWNILVYVVSIL
- a CDS encoding conjugal transfer protein TrbL, which encodes MMMNFTSPFVFLASEKVSSDSLFEGFQVDLESTANLIKSLADFNPTVWSYMTAVTKGIMQPLGVAILAVVLVLEFSKMAKKIANSGGAMTFEAIAPMIVSYIMVAVVITNTTVIVEAIIAIASYVIEQVAGLVTNGGASYDTISGIKGSGIVGKMIIGFFAILIWLVRMASIMVVNILITIRFIQLYLMIPFAPVTIPTFLSDDWRSVGIGYLKNIMVYAVQGILIFLIVSLVPLFESAGKIAVSNGAGVMESLAIMFGGLVQAILLIIALVGSQRTARSILGM
- a CDS encoding replication initiator protein A encodes the protein MKRITANQYQTSERYYKLPKVLFESERYKDMKLEVKVAYAVLKDRLELSLSKGWIDEDGAIFLIYSNSNLMALLGCSKSKLLSIKKTLREYGLIDEVQQSSSEKGRMANKIYLGELEHEPNPVLDSNGASVKKTPGGSQRKTGPVLNSAPSETEGSKTKYSETEGSDFIIEDEEERQLVDGKQEENFSSKVDAVTKYDRDYIWGLVHDQLRQTGLSQSASDYAMIYFSERYQYALEHMRFARSAEVIAEYVFNGVLSEWTKQLRRQEAKGGD
- a CDS encoding VirD4-like conjugal transfer protein, CD1115 family, translated to MYSRQKAFVFGLLGLAFGYFCHRLTLLYDSLTNAPPMERLAYILGEGLNQVFNPLWLFTFTQKSLLAFILGILTMTLVYLYVSTGQKVYREGEEYGSARFGTSKEKRNFYSKNPFNDTILARDVRLTLLEKKKPQFDRNKNLIVIGGSGAGKTFRFVKPNLIQLNCSNIVVDPKDHLAEKTGKLFLENGYQVKVLDLVNMTNSDGFNPFRYVETENDLNRMLTVYFNNTRGSGSRSDPFWDEASMTLVRAIASYLVDFYNPPGSSKQEQEARHKRGCYPAFSEIGKLIKLLSKGDNQDKSVLEVLFEDYAKKYGHENFTMRNWADFQNYKDKTLDSVIAVTTAKFALFNIQSVIDLTQRDTMDLKTWGTQKTMVYLVIPDNDTTFRFLSALFFSTVFSTLTRQADVDFKGQLPIHVRSYLDEFANVGEIPDFAEQTSTVRSRNMSLVPILQNIAQLQGLYKEKEAWKTILGNCDSLLYLGGNDEETFKFMSGLLGKQTIDVRSTSRSFGQNGSSSTSHQKIARDLMTADEVGNMKRDECLVRIAGVPVFRSKKYFPLKHKNWKWLADKESDERWWHYHINPLITEEEIDLSGHTIRDLSTETSLH